One window of the Shewanella maritima genome contains the following:
- a CDS encoding VOC family protein: protein MRHNTINYLEIPVSDIAKTKAFFGQVFQWQFKDYGDEYTCFLDVGIDGGFYLSAKNFSLAHGSPLIVLCSDNLAITEASITQHGGKIVKPVFSFPGGRRFHFSCPCGNEYAVWSE, encoded by the coding sequence ATGCGCCATAATACTATTAACTACTTAGAAATTCCCGTAAGTGATATCGCTAAAACCAAGGCGTTTTTTGGGCAGGTATTTCAGTGGCAGTTTAAAGATTATGGTGATGAATATACTTGCTTTTTAGATGTTGGCATTGATGGAGGCTTTTACCTATCAGCCAAAAACTTTAGCCTTGCTCATGGCTCACCATTAATTGTGCTTTGTAGCGATAACTTGGCGATTACCGAAGCCAGCATTACTCAACATGGTGGCAAGATTGTTAAGCCTGTATTTAGCTTCCCTGGTGGACGGCGCTTTCATTTTTCATGTCCTTGCGGCAATGAATATGCGGTTTGGTCTGAATAA
- a CDS encoding DUF1289 domain-containing protein has protein sequence MDLKSHVQSPCIRHCCLDENDVCLGCQRTYKEILDWHSMTIAQQLALKAELKNRQCAAQAKRSFSDK, from the coding sequence GTGGATCTTAAATCGCATGTGCAATCGCCTTGTATTCGCCATTGCTGCCTTGATGAAAATGATGTTTGCCTTGGATGTCAGCGTACCTACAAAGAGATTTTAGACTGGCATTCAATGACTATCGCGCAGCAATTAGCGTTGAAGGCTGAGCTTAAAAATAGACAATGTGCTGCGCAGGCTAAGCGCAGCTTTTCTGATAAGTGA
- a CDS encoding DUF2986 domain-containing protein, translating into MNKKQQMNKKMAKRAKAKKNKTAMPNPSSKPKERYISKAERAKLAAEQDTNLNEANTADAQTNADDQLSTDVAE; encoded by the coding sequence ATGAACAAAAAACAGCAGATGAATAAGAAAATGGCTAAGCGAGCCAAGGCAAAGAAGAATAAAACAGCGATGCCGAACCCAAGCAGCAAGCCAAAAGAGCGTTATATTTCAAAAGCTGAGCGTGCGAAATTGGCGGCAGAGCAAGACACAAATCTAAATGAAGCTAACACCGCAGATGCTCAAACAAACGCTGACGACCAATTAAGCACTGATGTAGCAGAGTAA
- a CDS encoding VOC family protein, with product MNYQTLQQSWPQFSNDISKLVVRLGLDKLSLECDHCALRANSTESAQQLAQAFAENGQVISNNMINGRPILIIKLDQPLMLGEQAISCVELPFPSSKVYPVEGWEHIELVLPVNVSSCDDLASELVARVPSLQGVLAGETDIKVKMSSPKGDNERLANPTIAFKHDNLCVKVHPHTIEAIIASEQ from the coding sequence ATGAATTATCAAACTTTACAGCAATCCTGGCCGCAATTTTCTAACGACATCAGCAAACTTGTCGTGCGACTCGGTCTAGATAAACTATCGCTTGAGTGCGACCACTGTGCGCTGCGAGCAAACTCGACTGAATCTGCACAGCAGTTAGCGCAAGCATTCGCTGAAAATGGACAAGTCATCTCCAATAATATGATCAACGGCAGACCCATTCTGATCATCAAGCTTGACCAACCACTAATGCTCGGTGAGCAAGCAATTAGCTGTGTTGAGCTGCCCTTCCCATCTTCAAAAGTTTACCCCGTTGAAGGCTGGGAGCACATTGAGCTAGTGTTGCCAGTAAACGTGAGCAGTTGTGATGACTTAGCCAGTGAATTAGTCGCCCGCGTACCTAGCCTGCAAGGCGTGCTCGCAGGTGAAACCGACATCAAGGTCAAAATGAGCTCACCAAAAGGTGACAATGAAAGGCTAGCCAACCCAACGATTGCATTTAAACATGACAATCTGTGCGTTAAAGTTCACCCACACACGATTGAAGCCATCATTGCTAGTGAGCAGTAA
- a CDS encoding glutaredoxin family protein, whose protein sequence is MFIIRWILGRIILFFDFVFSPKKRQRPVTEQQRIDQATQSLSLYQYKACPFCVKVRREMRRQSLNITTIDAKQEQNKNELETQGGKLQVPCLKIVEDGQTQWLYESSEIIGYLNQKFA, encoded by the coding sequence ATGTTTATTATTCGTTGGATATTGGGCCGTATCATCTTATTTTTTGACTTTGTGTTTTCCCCTAAAAAGCGCCAACGTCCTGTGACTGAACAGCAACGTATAGACCAAGCAACGCAATCCCTGTCGCTTTACCAATACAAAGCTTGCCCTTTCTGCGTGAAAGTACGCCGCGAAATGCGTCGTCAAAGCTTAAACATTACGACCATAGACGCCAAGCAAGAGCAAAATAAAAATGAACTTGAAACCCAAGGCGGCAAACTGCAAGTTCCATGCTTAAAAATTGTTGAAGATGGCCAAACACAATGGCTATATGAATCAAGTGAAATTATTGGCTACTTAAATCAAAAGTTTGCCTAG
- a CDS encoding GNAT family N-acetyltransferase gives MQIRLAVNLDLEPLSHLLNQYRNQLDYEKDYQACRSFLINRLSENDSIIFVALKGDELVGFIQLYPSFSSLHLKPVWHLEDAFVIDDFRHQGIAGMMLEKAKQLADGTEVLLINNKIDIEQTEMIA, from the coding sequence ATGCAAATTCGCCTCGCCGTAAACCTAGACCTTGAACCTCTCAGCCACCTGTTGAATCAGTACCGTAATCAGCTTGATTATGAGAAAGATTATCAAGCATGTAGAAGCTTTCTTATTAATCGATTATCAGAAAATGACTCGATCATTTTTGTTGCACTTAAAGGTGACGAGCTGGTCGGCTTTATCCAATTATACCCATCGTTTTCTTCGCTTCATTTAAAGCCAGTATGGCATTTAGAAGATGCGTTTGTTATCGACGATTTTCGCCATCAAGGCATTGCTGGCATGATGCTTGAGAAGGCTAAGCAATTAGCCGATGGTACAGAGGTATTGTTGATTAACAACAAAATCGACATTGAACAGACCGAAATGATTGCATAA
- a CDS encoding metal-dependent hydrolase family protein produces MELSRLPRQFNRLKTTSILVAAATLSFNYAVASTSLASHNDGKGATVIHAGTLLAEPGKKPLSNYTVVIESGEIKAVEQGFVTPNKYGDNAQLIDLKDSFVMPGLMDMHVHLQMELGPHNTEEIVKLSDADVAMQSVAYAKKTLQSGFTTVRDLLSKPEQMYALRDGVEKGWIEGPRIIAAAGIAITGGHLDVDGMAPDLLALKSSKTICDGPYECRKATRLAIKYGADAIKVASTGGVLSDTNTGTGQQMTNNELKEIVDTAHALGRKVASHAHATAGINAALRAGVDSIEHGSYADKTSIKLFKKNGAYLVPTLLAGATVVDMATNSSFMSAPIKAKAIRVGKDMLDNFNRSYKAGVKIAFGTDSGVSRHGTNAQEAVLMHKAGMPAAEILKSATVNGADLIGMSDKLGTIEVGKYADIIALDNSPLEDISELLDVDFVMKAGKVYKHQ; encoded by the coding sequence ATGGAACTATCAAGATTACCTCGTCAATTTAATCGATTAAAAACGACTTCGATATTAGTAGCGGCAGCAACCTTATCTTTTAATTACGCCGTTGCATCAACAAGTCTAGCTTCTCACAATGATGGCAAGGGTGCGACTGTCATTCATGCGGGTACTTTACTTGCTGAGCCAGGCAAAAAGCCGCTATCAAATTACACTGTTGTGATCGAATCCGGTGAAATTAAAGCGGTAGAGCAAGGTTTTGTCACCCCAAATAAATATGGTGACAATGCGCAGTTAATTGACCTAAAAGATAGCTTTGTGATGCCGGGCTTAATGGATATGCACGTGCATTTACAAATGGAGCTGGGCCCACACAACACAGAGGAAATCGTTAAGCTGTCTGATGCTGATGTCGCCATGCAAAGTGTTGCTTATGCTAAAAAGACACTGCAATCAGGGTTTACCACGGTACGTGATTTATTAAGTAAGCCTGAGCAAATGTATGCGCTGCGTGATGGGGTAGAAAAAGGCTGGATTGAAGGACCACGTATTATAGCGGCAGCAGGTATTGCCATTACTGGCGGTCACTTAGATGTCGATGGAATGGCACCTGATTTACTTGCGCTTAAATCATCAAAAACGATTTGCGATGGTCCTTATGAGTGTCGTAAGGCCACACGTTTGGCGATTAAATATGGTGCAGATGCCATTAAAGTTGCCTCTACCGGCGGTGTACTGTCTGACACTAACACGGGTACGGGGCAGCAAATGACCAACAATGAGCTTAAAGAGATTGTGGATACCGCCCATGCACTCGGCCGTAAAGTTGCCAGTCATGCCCATGCGACGGCTGGGATTAACGCTGCGCTTCGCGCTGGGGTTGATAGTATTGAGCACGGCAGCTACGCTGACAAAACCTCAATTAAGCTGTTTAAGAAAAATGGCGCCTATCTAGTGCCAACACTACTTGCAGGTGCAACCGTGGTGGATATGGCGACCAACTCTAGCTTTATGTCTGCGCCAATTAAAGCCAAGGCGATTCGAGTTGGTAAGGACATGCTAGATAACTTTAATCGCTCTTACAAAGCAGGGGTTAAGATCGCTTTTGGCACCGATAGCGGTGTTTCAAGACATGGTACAAATGCCCAAGAAGCTGTGTTGATGCACAAAGCGGGTATGCCAGCTGCTGAGATCCTAAAGTCAGCTACGGTAAATGGCGCAGACTTGATTGGTATGAGCGATAAGCTTGGCACAATTGAGGTGGGCAAATATGCCGACATTATCGCCTTAGACAATAGCCCACTAGAGGATATCAGTGAGCTGTTGGATGTCGATTTCGTAATGAAAGCAGGCAAGGTGTATAAGCACCAATAA
- a CDS encoding GNAT family N-acetyltransferase yields MSEVTIFHLEMHSADALNPKNDSKGLVIEPAITKQYEYNRFLYEFVGKAWEWTDKLNWTDKQWQEYSEADNLHLYVAYYQGSPAGYFELQQQADGNVEIMYFGLGTRFIGKGMGGYLLTQAIKQAWALPDTQRVWVHTCSLDHPSALKNYQARGFTLFKTELEK; encoded by the coding sequence ATGTCTGAAGTCACCATTTTTCACCTTGAAATGCACAGTGCAGATGCACTAAACCCAAAAAACGATAGCAAAGGGTTAGTCATTGAGCCGGCCATCACCAAGCAATATGAATACAACCGTTTTCTCTATGAGTTTGTTGGCAAAGCATGGGAATGGACAGACAAGCTCAATTGGACAGATAAGCAATGGCAAGAATACAGCGAAGCAGATAACCTGCATTTGTATGTTGCCTATTATCAAGGCTCGCCAGCAGGCTATTTTGAACTGCAACAACAGGCTGATGGTAATGTCGAGATCATGTATTTTGGTCTTGGTACACGGTTTATTGGTAAAGGTATGGGCGGCTATTTACTCACTCAAGCAATTAAACAAGCCTGGGCGTTACCCGACACCCAAAGAGTTTGGGTACACACCTGCTCTCTCGACCATCCAAGCGCGTTAAAAAACTACCAGGCTCGCGGCTTTACACTGTTTAAAACCGAGCTAGAGAAATAA
- a CDS encoding DUF748 domain-containing protein: MKQTLQSFKQAFLQRPKYQRVAVYLLVSYALYCLILGIVTPALLKQQLPKQLSEITGRDVSITEIKINPFTLESTITDFAIAADASAADTSTSGDFVLFKQFYANVSFWQSITEFAVVFDKISLDAPQAKIAQLSEELTSPQFNFDDIITQASAYFAPEQKQQPTTTDDHAQALFPLQIKQLNITAAALSIEDKATASKINYPNINLAIYDFDTRANLNSEQRDQSQIQANQFSFSLIDDASSQLSISGGVQLKPLKLHSRINLTQFDLSYYYQFIDQWLEADLRSAFIGLSGSVNFDQESDVLALSNGQLSLDDVRFHAPNSEQAFIELGSFALADISFDSLAQQLTITKLKSDNLKVDANISADGSDLQRLLTPELPAYLIQTSQTQEQAKDQAQTPPQDQSKPEAQAGNQVDAADTSELVAVINGIEISNYQLNIIESIANQTANQWQIGELALTTGEVRSDLAGELEYKLQFTIQQDGQLSLEGKLDIQQQAAQIAYQMQDFPLSALQPYVSPFINVSINNGYIGTAGNVSIEPQTQDGNITVQGSVNAYQLDIEDNLLQTPLIAWQDMKLNQFDFNLKQNKLAIDQIDFHQMFSRIVIDEDGTNNIGHLIIEQTDNSGEDGETTNTGKDTQTNIEAQNLAQKQSQSQNNEPSDANSLAIDVNAINIHDSSAFFADDSLTPQFASGIEMLNGSIKKLSTTPETRASVDLQGKIDRYAPMSLKGEVNPLLAEPYVDLNLQFNKVELTSVNPYSGTYAGYYIDRGQLSINLNYQLQDNALKGSNHVVIDQLELGKPSNSSLATSLPISLAIALLQDRNGVIDLGVDVEGDLDSPSFSFGGIILKAMTNVITKAVTAPFSLLAGLVAEDDDMENVQFEFGSANITEDDKSKLDSLAKALVDRPLLKLNLKGAVEAVSDSQSLKEDAFKQTLSKRAALNYADIMDLSASGLPESGTVIDSLIALYDEQFGIEQRQTALAAIENDLPGLSPQAQQTRLHISLYNQLVNTIELDENDLGELAHARATAVKTYLVEQGKIDPSRIFLLESRVNYAQDEAKVVIGLDAD; encoded by the coding sequence ATGAAGCAAACTTTGCAAAGCTTTAAACAAGCATTCCTCCAGCGCCCAAAGTATCAACGAGTGGCGGTCTATTTATTAGTTAGCTACGCTCTGTATTGCCTAATCTTAGGTATAGTCACACCTGCACTGCTTAAACAGCAATTACCAAAGCAACTGTCTGAGATTACCGGTCGTGACGTTTCAATCACTGAAATCAAAATCAACCCCTTCACTCTAGAATCGACAATTACCGACTTTGCTATCGCTGCTGATGCCAGTGCTGCTGATACTAGTACGAGTGGTGATTTCGTTCTCTTTAAACAGTTTTACGCCAACGTAAGCTTTTGGCAGTCAATTACCGAGTTTGCAGTAGTATTTGATAAGATAAGCCTAGATGCTCCGCAAGCAAAAATTGCTCAGCTAAGTGAAGAGCTGACCTCGCCTCAATTTAATTTTGACGACATCATCACACAAGCGAGCGCCTACTTTGCACCGGAACAAAAACAGCAGCCAACTACCACGGATGACCATGCTCAAGCGCTGTTCCCATTGCAAATTAAGCAACTGAACATAACTGCTGCAGCACTATCGATTGAAGACAAAGCAACTGCTAGTAAGATTAATTACCCCAATATCAATCTAGCAATTTACGACTTTGACACCCGAGCAAACCTCAATAGCGAACAGCGAGACCAAAGTCAGATACAAGCAAACCAATTTAGCTTTAGCTTAATCGATGACGCTAGCAGCCAACTAAGCATTAGCGGCGGCGTACAACTAAAACCACTTAAGCTGCATAGCCGCATTAACCTAACCCAATTTGACTTGAGTTATTACTATCAATTTATCGACCAATGGCTAGAAGCCGATTTACGGTCGGCATTTATTGGCCTATCGGGCAGTGTAAACTTCGACCAAGAGTCAGACGTACTGGCACTGAGTAATGGCCAATTATCATTAGATGATGTGCGTTTTCACGCACCAAACTCTGAGCAAGCCTTTATTGAGCTTGGCAGCTTTGCGCTGGCTGATATTAGCTTCGACTCCTTAGCCCAGCAGCTTACGATAACTAAACTCAAATCAGATAACCTCAAAGTTGACGCCAATATTAGCGCAGACGGCAGCGATCTTCAGCGCCTATTAACTCCTGAACTTCCTGCTTACTTAATTCAGACTTCACAAACACAAGAGCAGGCAAAAGATCAAGCACAGACACCACCACAAGACCAAAGCAAGCCAGAAGCTCAAGCTGGCAACCAAGTTGATGCAGCCGATACTAGTGAGCTAGTAGCGGTAATCAACGGCATTGAAATCAGCAATTATCAGCTCAATATTATTGAATCAATTGCCAATCAAACAGCTAATCAATGGCAAATCGGTGAGCTTGCACTTACCACGGGAGAAGTTCGCTCAGATCTTGCTGGTGAGCTTGAATACAAATTACAATTTACTATCCAACAAGATGGGCAACTGAGTCTTGAAGGCAAGCTAGACATACAGCAGCAAGCTGCGCAAATCGCCTATCAAATGCAGGACTTCCCACTCTCAGCCTTACAGCCATACGTGTCGCCGTTCATCAACGTCAGTATCAACAATGGTTATATCGGAACTGCAGGCAATGTGAGCATTGAGCCGCAAACTCAAGACGGTAATATTACCGTGCAAGGCAGCGTTAATGCTTATCAACTTGATATTGAAGATAATCTGCTGCAAACGCCGCTAATCGCCTGGCAGGACATGAAGCTTAATCAATTTGACTTTAACCTAAAGCAAAACAAACTGGCTATCGATCAAATCGACTTTCACCAGATGTTTAGCCGCATTGTGATTGATGAAGACGGTACCAACAATATTGGCCATCTCATCATCGAACAAACTGACAACTCAGGTGAAGACGGTGAAACGACAAACACTGGCAAAGACACTCAAACTAATATAGAGGCGCAAAATCTGGCACAGAAACAAAGTCAGAGTCAAAACAATGAGCCCAGTGACGCTAATTCATTAGCCATTGATGTAAATGCTATCAATATCCACGATAGCTCAGCATTTTTTGCAGACGACAGCTTAACGCCGCAGTTTGCCTCAGGAATTGAAATGCTGAATGGCAGCATTAAAAAGCTATCAACAACACCTGAAACCCGTGCGAGCGTCGACTTACAAGGCAAAATTGACCGTTATGCTCCAATGAGTCTAAAAGGTGAAGTTAACCCGCTGCTTGCAGAGCCTTATGTTGACCTTAACTTACAGTTTAATAAGGTTGAGTTGACATCAGTTAATCCATATTCAGGTACCTATGCAGGCTACTATATCGACCGAGGCCAACTGTCGATTAACCTAAATTATCAGCTGCAAGATAATGCCTTAAAAGGAAGTAACCACGTGGTAATTGACCAGCTAGAGCTAGGTAAACCCAGTAACAGTAGCCTGGCAACCAGTTTACCAATCAGTTTGGCTATCGCACTGCTGCAAGATAGAAACGGGGTAATCGATTTAGGCGTAGATGTCGAGGGTGATTTAGACTCGCCAAGTTTTAGTTTTGGCGGCATCATATTAAAAGCGATGACCAACGTGATAACTAAGGCTGTCACCGCACCGTTTAGCTTATTGGCTGGCCTGGTCGCTGAAGACGATGACATGGAAAACGTGCAGTTTGAATTTGGTAGTGCCAACATCACCGAAGATGATAAGTCTAAGTTAGACTCTCTAGCCAAAGCCTTAGTTGATAGACCGCTTTTAAAACTCAACCTTAAAGGCGCAGTAGAAGCAGTATCAGATAGTCAGTCACTAAAAGAAGATGCTTTCAAGCAAACCCTTAGCAAACGTGCTGCACTAAACTATGCCGACATTATGGACTTAAGTGCAAGCGGCTTACCCGAGTCTGGAACAGTCATTGATTCACTGATTGCGCTATATGACGAGCAATTTGGCATTGAGCAACGCCAGACTGCACTAGCTGCGATAGAAAACGATCTCCCGGGTTTGTCGCCACAAGCGCAGCAAACTCGCTTGCATATATCGCTCTATAATCAATTGGTCAATACGATTGAACTGGATGAAAACGATTTAGGAGAGCTCGCCCACGCGCGAGCAACAGCAGTGAAGACCTATCTGGTTGAGCAAGGTAAAATCGATCCTAGTCGTATTTTCCTGCTAGAAAGTAGAGTTAACTATGCCCAGGATGAAGCCAAAGTCGTGATTGGGCTGGATGCTGACTAA
- a CDS encoding MATE family efflux transporter, translating into MSTTAKFLEGSILRHILVMSSTAAIGISALFVVDLLDMFFLSLLGEQELAAAVGYAGTVSFFTTSIGIGLSIALGALVSKAVGAKQDKQAKRLFLNSAVVTVITSSLVAVLVLFFVPEILAMIGASGKTAELAQSYLYILVPSLPVISLAMALGGALRAVGDAKLSMMSTLAGGGVNAVLDPIFIFLLSMGIEGAAVASVCSRFAVLFISTYGVVVKHKLMGKFSFNEFVEDLPTIFAIAGPAMLTNIATPIGNAVVTRAIADFGDSYVAGWAVLGRLIPVTFGMIFALSGAIGPIVGQNFGANDFGRVRETLTRSIQFCVVFVLGMSLILFLLRHQIVDVFDMSGDAADIILFFCQYIAVFFIFNGILFVANASFNNLGKAKYSTFFNVGKATIGTIPFVYVGAMIGGWHGVLIGQVLGAILFGVIGVWVAYRHVDKLAMIDQLNRQQQVQQATIESHHADDKQQTVDGISGASDDTEDDKVMSDSSVCSAPLSSACAQLAQLDEEPLCHQIAKSQASAEDGSNDNHSDSSDSSNTANGKPKE; encoded by the coding sequence ATGAGCACCACTGCAAAGTTTTTAGAAGGCTCAATACTGCGACATATTTTAGTGATGAGCTCGACAGCCGCCATTGGTATTTCGGCGCTGTTTGTGGTCGATTTACTCGACATGTTCTTCTTAAGTTTACTCGGAGAACAAGAACTCGCCGCTGCTGTGGGCTATGCTGGGACAGTATCGTTTTTTACCACGTCTATCGGTATTGGTCTGTCCATCGCACTTGGTGCTTTGGTGTCAAAAGCGGTTGGGGCAAAACAAGATAAACAAGCCAAGCGCCTATTTTTAAACAGCGCTGTTGTTACGGTAATTACCAGCTCGTTAGTGGCTGTGCTGGTGTTGTTTTTTGTGCCAGAAATCCTCGCCATGATAGGTGCGAGTGGTAAAACTGCTGAGCTGGCACAAAGCTATCTGTATATTTTGGTACCGTCATTACCCGTTATTAGCTTAGCAATGGCGCTTGGCGGCGCGTTAAGGGCAGTCGGTGATGCCAAACTGTCGATGATGTCGACGCTTGCTGGTGGCGGTGTTAACGCCGTGCTCGACCCGATATTTATCTTTTTGTTGTCAATGGGAATCGAAGGTGCGGCAGTTGCATCAGTATGCTCACGTTTTGCTGTGTTGTTTATTTCAACCTATGGCGTGGTGGTTAAGCATAAGTTGATGGGCAAGTTTAGCTTCAATGAGTTTGTTGAAGACTTACCCACTATTTTTGCTATCGCAGGACCTGCAATGCTAACCAATATTGCCACGCCAATCGGTAATGCGGTGGTTACCCGCGCGATTGCGGACTTTGGTGATAGTTATGTTGCTGGTTGGGCTGTGCTAGGCAGGCTTATTCCTGTCACCTTCGGTATGATTTTCGCGCTGTCAGGCGCTATTGGTCCTATTGTTGGGCAAAACTTTGGTGCCAATGACTTTGGTCGCGTTAGAGAGACCCTTACTCGCTCGATTCAATTCTGTGTGGTGTTCGTATTGGGCATGTCACTGATCTTGTTTTTACTTAGACATCAAATAGTTGATGTATTTGACATGAGTGGTGACGCAGCTGACATCATTCTATTCTTCTGTCAGTACATCGCGGTATTCTTTATATTCAACGGCATTTTATTTGTTGCCAACGCGTCATTTAACAACTTGGGTAAAGCTAAATACTCAACCTTCTTTAATGTTGGCAAGGCGACAATTGGTACCATTCCATTTGTTTATGTTGGCGCAATGATCGGCGGCTGGCACGGCGTGCTGATTGGTCAGGTACTTGGTGCAATTTTGTTTGGCGTAATTGGTGTGTGGGTGGCATATCGCCACGTTGATAAACTGGCGATGATTGACCAGTTAAACCGCCAGCAACAAGTACAACAAGCCACTATCGAATCGCACCATGCTGATGACAAGCAGCAAACTGTTGATGGTATTAGTGGTGCTAGTGACGATACTGAAGACGATAAGGTAATGTCTGACTCATCGGTGTGCTCTGCGCCGCTATCTTCAGCTTGTGCGCAACTCGCTCAGTTAGATGAAGAGCCGCTTTGTCATCAAATCGCTAAGTCACAAGCCTCTGCAGAAGATGGCAGTAATGACAATCACTCTGATTCTAGTGACTCCAGCAATACGGCCAATGGAAAACCTAAGGAATAG
- a CDS encoding ion transporter, which produces MGAPADNDTPLKQQLRGIIFGTNTTAGRYFDLILMVCIILSVGLILIDTIEPIHQAYGGVIRVAEWIFTIIFTIEYLVRLYCSINRWHYARSFFGVVDLVSILPSYLALIFPGANFALAIRILRLFRIFRVLKLLRYLSEGNILLRAMVHSSRKIFIFFFSVSLIVLVLSVIMYVIEGPQNGFSSIPKAMYWTIVTITTVGYGDITPQTSLGQAIAAATMLIGYSILAIPTGILTAEISQEMGRERDLRKCSNCGHKGHDKNASYCNHCGTELESLELEIEQKD; this is translated from the coding sequence ATGGGAGCTCCAGCCGACAATGACACGCCGCTAAAGCAGCAACTGCGCGGCATTATTTTTGGAACTAATACCACGGCAGGTCGTTATTTCGACTTAATTCTAATGGTATGCATTATTTTGAGCGTCGGTTTAATTCTAATCGACACCATTGAGCCTATTCATCAGGCTTATGGTGGTGTAATACGCGTTGCCGAGTGGATCTTTACCATCATATTTACCATAGAGTATTTAGTGCGTTTGTACTGCTCAATTAATCGCTGGCATTATGCGCGAAGCTTTTTTGGTGTGGTGGACTTGGTGTCGATTTTACCTAGCTACCTGGCGCTAATATTTCCAGGTGCCAATTTTGCGCTGGCGATACGGATACTGCGCCTATTTAGGATTTTTAGAGTATTAAAACTGCTACGTTATTTGAGTGAAGGCAATATCTTGCTGCGTGCTATGGTGCACTCGAGTCGCAAGATATTTATTTTCTTCTTTTCGGTCAGTCTTATCGTATTAGTGTTAAGTGTGATCATGTATGTCATTGAAGGGCCGCAGAATGGATTTAGCTCGATTCCGAAAGCCATGTACTGGACCATTGTGACAATAACCACGGTAGGTTATGGCGATATTACGCCGCAAACATCGTTAGGGCAGGCGATTGCAGCAGCCACCATGTTAATTGGCTATTCGATTTTAGCTATTCCTACGGGCATTTTAACGGCAGAAATTTCTCAAGAAATGGGGCGCGAACGAGATTTACGCAAATGCAGCAACTGTGGTCATAAAGGCCACGACAAGAATGCTAGTTATTGTAATCACTGTGGTACTGAGCTCGAATCACTAGAACTAGAAATTGAACAAAAGGACTAA
- a CDS encoding L,D-transpeptidase family protein, whose translation MLRLFCVTLCVLVSLSSSFAHALSGKADLVIVKKSESSMQILRQGKVLKTYHIAMGDAPQGHKLTEGDQRTPQGRYILDYKKSDSAFYRSIHISYPNEEDKLRAKALGISPGGLIMIHGENPKSKLPPLEQQKYNWTNGCIAVTNKEMDELWQVIDPGTPIEIWP comes from the coding sequence ATGCTGCGCCTATTTTGTGTAACACTCTGTGTACTAGTATCATTATCTAGCTCATTCGCTCACGCACTATCTGGAAAAGCAGATTTAGTTATCGTCAAGAAATCTGAATCCTCGATGCAGATCCTCCGCCAAGGCAAAGTGCTTAAAACCTACCACATTGCCATGGGCGATGCGCCGCAGGGTCATAAGCTGACAGAAGGCGATCAACGTACTCCGCAAGGGCGATATATTCTCGATTACAAAAAGTCAGACAGCGCTTTCTATCGCTCAATTCATATCTCATACCCAAATGAAGAAGATAAGCTGCGCGCTAAAGCATTGGGTATAAGCCCTGGCGGATTGATTATGATCCACGGCGAAAACCCAAAATCAAAACTGCCGCCGCTTGAGCAACAAAAATATAATTGGACCAATGGCTGTATTGCGGTCACCAACAAGGAAATGGATGAGCTGTGGCAGGTGATCGACCCAGGTACGCCAATTGAAATCTGGCCTTAG